One Chryseobacterium wanjuense genomic region harbors:
- a CDS encoding DinB family protein has translation MKNEIEIVKVQIFSNYKVISMNIEGITNEEAMTFPNGETNCMNWVLGHLIYIRNPLLNILGEKAVWDGDRFSCYNRGEIPLERKDEFVSFEELKSYLKQSQDRLEAKLDSIESFNSENIKDISTLCLHEIYHSGQMGYLRRILGKPGAIK, from the coding sequence ATGAAAAACGAAATAGAAATAGTAAAAGTTCAGATATTCAGCAATTATAAGGTAATCTCAATGAATATCGAAGGAATCACCAACGAAGAAGCCATGACTTTTCCCAATGGTGAAACCAATTGTATGAACTGGGTTTTAGGCCATTTAATTTATATAAGAAACCCATTGCTAAATATTTTAGGTGAAAAAGCTGTTTGGGATGGGGACAGGTTTTCCTGCTACAACAGAGGCGAAATTCCCTTGGAAAGGAAAGATGAGTTTGTTTCTTTTGAAGAATTAAAATCTTATTTAAAACAATCTCAGGACAGATTAGAAGCAAAGCTCGACAGCATTGAAAGTTTTAATTCTGAAAATATTAAAGATATTTCAACACTTTGCCTTCACGAAATATACCACAGCGGACAAATGGGCTATCTCAGAAGAATTCTTGGGAAACCGGGAGCGATAAAATAA
- a CDS encoding alpha/beta fold hydrolase gives MNPVEKGYKQVNGIRMYYEIYGSGEPLVLIHGGGSSILFDYKEVISRLENQFQLIGIDLQNHGMSEHRDIPETFEQDARDVAALLKEINVRKASFWGFSNGGSTVMQLAHLFPEIVEKLVVASAFYKRAGMMDGFFESMMEATLESMPEPLKINFLNLNPDFSKLENMFDKDSKRMQTFEDWSDDVLKGIKSPTLFISGDKDVMKPEHVVEMWRLVEGSQLMILPATHGSYMMADFGGNVDEKLIDLTVSEVEKFLRN, from the coding sequence ATGAATCCGGTTGAAAAAGGATACAAGCAGGTCAATGGAATCAGGATGTATTACGAAATCTACGGTTCCGGAGAGCCTTTGGTATTGATTCATGGAGGCGGAAGTTCTATTTTGTTCGATTATAAGGAAGTGATCTCAAGACTGGAAAATCAATTTCAGTTGATCGGAATCGACCTTCAAAATCATGGAATGTCCGAACACCGCGATATTCCCGAAACCTTTGAGCAGGATGCCCGTGATGTTGCCGCTCTTTTGAAAGAAATCAATGTCAGAAAAGCGTCATTCTGGGGCTTCAGCAATGGAGGAAGTACGGTGATGCAGCTCGCTCATCTTTTTCCCGAAATAGTTGAAAAATTGGTGGTTGCATCAGCATTTTACAAACGAGCCGGAATGATGGACGGCTTTTTCGAAAGTATGATGGAAGCAACGTTGGAATCGATGCCGGAACCTCTTAAAATTAATTTTTTAAACCTTAATCCAGACTTTTCGAAACTTGAAAATATGTTCGACAAAGACAGTAAAAGAATGCAGACTTTCGAAGACTGGAGCGACGATGTTTTGAAAGGGATAAAATCTCCCACACTGTTCATTTCAGGTGATAAAGATGTGATGAAGCCTGAGCATGTTGTAGAAATGTGGCGATTGGTGGAAGGTTCCCAACTGATGATTCTTCCGGCGACTCACGGTTCTTATATGATGGCCGATTTTGGAGGAAATGTGGATGAAAAACTGATTGATTTAACAGTGAGTGAGGTGGAGAAGTTTTTGAGGAATTAA
- a CDS encoding VOC family protein, which translates to MKINQIFVNLPVKDIQKTKEFWTAIGFSVNEQISDERAVCIVLNDNISVMFLTEEFFQTFSERPVPKGDTTQVLVAIGLDSREEVDQVVNTAVANGAYQHEEPQDHGWMYQNSFWDINGHGWNVIFADPSQIPAE; encoded by the coding sequence ATGAAAATTAATCAGATCTTTGTCAACCTTCCGGTAAAAGATATTCAAAAAACAAAAGAGTTCTGGACAGCTATTGGATTCTCAGTGAATGAACAGATTTCAGACGAAAGAGCCGTTTGTATTGTGTTGAATGACAATATTTCCGTCATGTTTTTAACAGAAGAATTTTTCCAGACTTTTTCGGAAAGACCGGTTCCAAAAGGTGATACAACCCAGGTTTTGGTAGCCATCGGATTAGACAGTCGCGAGGAAGTAGATCAGGTAGTGAATACGGCAGTCGCAAACGGAGCTTACCAGCATGAAGAACCGCAGGATCATGGCTGGATGTATCAAAATTCTTTCTGGGACATCAACGGGCACGGCTGGAATGTCATTTTTGCAGATCCTTCTCAAATTCCTGCAGAATAA
- the tpx gene encoding thiol peroxidase — protein sequence MSTTITLKGNEVHTIGVLPSVGTTIRDFALVDSGLHVKTLDNFDGKKKVFNIFPSIDTPTCASSARKFNEEASSLDNTVVINVSRDLPFALGRFCAAEGLSNVETLSDFRGSFGDDYEVTIADSPMKGLLSRAVIVTDADNKVIYTEQVSEIADEPNYEAALAALK from the coding sequence ATGTCTACGACAATTACATTAAAAGGAAACGAAGTACATACAATAGGAGTGTTACCGTCTGTGGGAACTACAATCAGAGATTTTGCATTGGTAGACTCAGGATTGCATGTGAAGACTCTTGACAATTTTGACGGGAAGAAAAAAGTTTTCAATATTTTCCCAAGTATTGATACACCGACGTGTGCGTCTTCAGCAAGAAAATTCAACGAAGAAGCTTCATCTCTTGATAATACGGTAGTGATTAACGTTTCTAGAGATTTACCTTTTGCATTGGGTAGATTCTGTGCAGCAGAAGGACTAAGTAATGTGGAAACTTTATCAGATTTTAGAGGAAGTTTTGGTGATGATTATGAAGTGACGATTGCAGATTCTCCGATGAAAGGTCTGTTGAGCCGTGCCGTGATTGTTACGGATGCCGACAACAAAGTGATTTACACAGAACAGGTTTCAGAAATTGCAGATGAACCTAATTATGAGGCAGCTTTGGCAGCATTAAAATAA
- a CDS encoding nuclear transport factor 2 family protein → MVENEIRAMLERYFDVLQTQDLNEFDKVFNSNSVLYSAQDGNFVVRPFDEYREMVKNRKSPVEMGSGRKDEVVFLDILSDTMAFAKVRLQLFDNIMVDYLNLVKVDGNWSIVSKLFYREGPAS, encoded by the coding sequence ATGGTAGAAAATGAAATCAGAGCAATGCTTGAAAGATATTTCGATGTATTGCAAACACAAGACCTTAATGAATTCGATAAAGTATTCAATTCCAATAGTGTATTATATTCTGCACAGGATGGTAACTTCGTAGTAAGACCATTCGATGAATACAGAGAAATGGTGAAAAATAGAAAATCTCCTGTGGAGATGGGTTCAGGCCGTAAAGACGAAGTGGTTTTTTTAGACATTTTATCAGATACGATGGCTTTTGCCAAAGTACGTTTACAATTATTTGACAATATTATGGTAGACTATCTGAATCTGGTAAAAGTAGACGGAAACTGGAGCATTGTTTCTAAGTTATTCTATAGAGAAGGTCCTGCTTCATAA
- a CDS encoding Crp/Fnr family transcriptional regulator yields MSSKALEICYDFPFFLSEELEEIFQAHEKVVFQKGEFILEEGKTANEYYILERGLARSFVNDFNGNEVTTHFFVENEVIIEVSSLFQRIPTQENIVCISDCECWKFSFETFQELFHKIPNLREWGRAWMSQQLFVYKQRSVEMFTLSATKRYLNLLEQKPHVIQFAPLKQIASYLGVTDTSLSRIRKELVSHPKKV; encoded by the coding sequence ATGAGCAGCAAAGCCTTAGAAATCTGTTATGATTTCCCATTTTTCCTATCCGAAGAGCTTGAAGAAATATTTCAGGCTCATGAAAAAGTAGTGTTTCAGAAAGGAGAGTTTATCCTGGAAGAAGGAAAAACGGCCAACGAATATTATATTTTGGAGAGGGGGCTGGCTCGTTCGTTTGTGAATGATTTTAATGGAAACGAGGTGACAACCCATTTTTTCGTGGAAAATGAGGTGATTATCGAAGTTTCATCTTTGTTCCAAAGGATTCCGACACAGGAAAATATTGTCTGCATTAGCGATTGCGAATGCTGGAAATTCAGTTTTGAGACTTTTCAGGAATTATTTCACAAAATACCGAACCTCAGAGAATGGGGCAGAGCTTGGATGTCTCAGCAGCTTTTCGTTTACAAACAGCGTTCGGTAGAGATGTTTACACTTTCTGCTACAAAACGTTATCTTAATCTTTTAGAACAAAAACCTCATGTCATTCAATTTGCTCCGTTGAAGCAGATCGCTTCTTATCTGGGAGTTACAGACACTTCCTTAAGCCGGATTCGTAAAGAATTGGTTTCTCATCCGAAGAAAGTTTAA
- a CDS encoding winged helix-turn-helix transcriptional regulator, with translation MERDQTEELRALQDTLYFIGGKWRIPVINSICNGNRRFREIERSIPGITTRMLSKELKDMEMNKLVKRTVYPETPVLIEYEPTEYCRTFGKIIAEMINWGREHRKVIVEG, from the coding sequence ATGGAAAGAGATCAAACCGAAGAACTTAGAGCATTGCAGGACACCCTATATTTTATCGGGGGAAAATGGAGAATTCCTGTTATCAATTCTATTTGTAATGGCAACAGACGTTTCCGCGAAATTGAAAGAAGCATCCCCGGAATCACCACAAGAATGCTCTCAAAAGAATTAAAAGATATGGAAATGAATAAGCTGGTAAAACGAACCGTTTATCCTGAAACACCGGTTTTAATTGAATACGAGCCGACGGAATATTGCAGGACTTTCGGAAAGATCATCGCTGAAATGATCAATTGGGGCAGGGAACACCGTAAAGTAATTGTTGAGGGGTAA
- a CDS encoding NADP-dependent isocitrate dehydrogenase, with protein MSDKSKIYYTLTDEAPMLATHSFLPIVKAFTKSANIEIAVPDISLAGRILANFPEFLKDDQKIGDALAELGQLATQPDANIIKLPNISASVPQLDEAIAELQSKGFAVPNYPAEPKNDEEKAIKAKYAKVLGSAVNPVLREGNSDRRAPKAVKNYAKANPHRMGDWASDSKTDVAHMDNGDFYGTETSTTVENATKFKIVFKGNDGAETLLKDFANLQAGEVIDSSVMNLNALKAFVQKAIEEAKNKNVLLSAHLKATMMKISDPIIFGAIVETFFKDVFTKYAETFKSLDVNPNNGLADLFEKIKGNAQEADIKADIEAALANGPRVAMVNSDKGITNFHVPSDIIVDASMAALVRGGGKMWNKEGKEEDTVCIIPDRSYAGFYQSVIDDMKAHGKLDPTTMGSVPNVGLMAQKAEEYGSHDKTFQATADGTIEVQDENGNVLLSQKVEKGDIFRMCQTKDAPIQDWVKLAVNRSRLSDTPAIFWLDKGRAHDREIIKKVEKYLKDYDTTGLDIKILDVKDAMTETLKRAREGKDTISVSGNVLRDYLTDLFPILELGTSAKMLSIVPLMNGGGLFETGAGGSAPKHIEQFLEEGYLRWDSLGEFLALQASLEHLAQTQGNTKSQVLADTLDEANAKFLATDKSPARKVGQIDNRGSHFYLAMYWAEALANQTKDADLAAKFAPIAQALQENEAVINQELIAAQGKPQNIDGYYKTDTYKTYAAMRPSTVLNEIIDGI; from the coding sequence ATGTCAGACAAATCAAAAATCTATTACACACTTACGGACGAAGCTCCAATGCTGGCTACACACTCGTTTTTACCGATTGTAAAAGCTTTTACAAAATCAGCAAACATTGAGATCGCAGTTCCGGATATTTCTTTAGCAGGAAGAATTTTAGCCAACTTCCCGGAATTTTTGAAAGATGATCAGAAAATCGGTGATGCTTTGGCTGAATTGGGTCAGCTGGCTACTCAACCTGATGCGAACATTATCAAATTACCTAATATTTCAGCTTCAGTACCTCAGTTGGACGAAGCGATCGCAGAATTACAATCTAAAGGTTTCGCGGTACCAAATTATCCTGCAGAGCCTAAAAATGATGAAGAAAAAGCGATCAAAGCTAAATATGCTAAAGTATTGGGAAGTGCTGTAAACCCTGTATTAAGGGAAGGGAACTCTGACAGACGTGCTCCAAAAGCCGTTAAAAACTACGCAAAAGCAAACCCTCACAGAATGGGTGACTGGGCTTCTGACAGCAAAACTGACGTAGCTCACATGGACAACGGAGATTTCTACGGAACAGAAACTTCTACCACAGTAGAAAACGCTACAAAATTCAAAATTGTATTTAAAGGAAATGATGGTGCTGAAACTTTATTAAAAGATTTCGCAAACCTTCAGGCGGGTGAGGTGATCGATTCTTCTGTAATGAACTTAAACGCTTTGAAAGCTTTCGTTCAAAAAGCAATCGAAGAGGCTAAAAACAAAAACGTGCTTCTTTCTGCTCACCTGAAAGCTACGATGATGAAAATCTCTGACCCTATTATTTTCGGGGCGATCGTAGAAACGTTCTTTAAAGATGTATTTACAAAATATGCTGAGACTTTCAAGTCTTTAGATGTTAATCCAAACAACGGTCTTGCAGATCTTTTCGAAAAAATCAAAGGAAATGCTCAGGAAGCTGATATTAAGGCTGATATTGAGGCTGCTTTGGCGAACGGACCAAGAGTCGCGATGGTAAACTCTGACAAAGGAATTACCAACTTCCACGTACCTTCTGACATTATCGTTGACGCATCTATGGCTGCTTTGGTAAGAGGTGGAGGAAAAATGTGGAACAAAGAAGGTAAAGAAGAAGATACGGTTTGTATCATTCCGGATCGTTCTTATGCAGGTTTCTACCAGTCTGTAATCGACGATATGAAAGCGCACGGAAAATTGGATCCTACAACGATGGGTTCTGTTCCGAACGTTGGTTTGATGGCTCAAAAAGCTGAAGAATACGGATCTCACGACAAAACTTTCCAGGCAACTGCAGACGGAACTATTGAAGTACAGGACGAAAACGGAAACGTTCTTCTTTCTCAAAAAGTAGAAAAAGGTGATATCTTCAGAATGTGTCAGACAAAAGATGCTCCGATTCAGGACTGGGTAAAATTAGCGGTAAACAGATCAAGATTATCTGATACTCCGGCTATTTTCTGGCTAGACAAAGGAAGAGCTCACGACAGAGAGATCATTAAAAAAGTTGAAAAATACCTTAAAGATTACGATACAACCGGTCTCGACATTAAGATTCTTGATGTAAAAGATGCTATGACGGAAACGTTGAAAAGAGCAAGAGAAGGAAAAGATACTATTTCAGTTTCAGGAAACGTGTTGAGAGATTATCTAACAGACCTTTTCCCAATCCTTGAGCTTGGAACTTCTGCAAAAATGCTTTCTATCGTTCCATTGATGAACGGTGGTGGTTTATTCGAAACAGGAGCCGGGGGTTCTGCTCCGAAACACATTGAGCAATTCCTGGAAGAAGGGTATTTAAGATGGGATTCTTTAGGAGAATTCTTGGCATTACAGGCTTCTTTAGAGCATTTAGCACAAACTCAGGGGAATACAAAATCTCAGGTTTTAGCAGATACATTGGATGAAGCAAATGCAAAATTCTTAGCTACAGATAAGTCTCCGGCTAGAAAAGTAGGACAGATCGACAACAGAGGTTCTCACTTCTACCTGGCGATGTATTGGGCGGAAGCACTGGCAAACCAGACAAAAGATGCTGATTTAGCAGCAAAATTTGCTCCAATTGCACAGGCATTGCAGGAAAATGAAGCGGTAATCAATCAGGAACTGATCGCTGCCCAAGGTAAGCCTCAAAATATTGATGGTTATTACAAAACTGACACCTACAAAACATATGCTGCGATGAGACCGAGCACAGTTTTGAATGAAATCATTGACGGAATTTAA
- a CDS encoding VOC family protein, which produces MTINQIYVNLPVKDVQKTREFWTKLGFSINEQFSDEKAICVIMKEDHIYAMFLNEEFFMTFTDRPIAKGDTTQTLLAIGVNSREEVENMVNTAIENGGSKYSEAQDHGWMYQNAFSDLNGHQWEVMFADMSKLPTE; this is translated from the coding sequence ATGACAATCAACCAAATTTACGTAAACCTTCCTGTAAAAGACGTTCAGAAAACAAGAGAATTCTGGACAAAGCTTGGCTTTTCTATCAACGAGCAGTTTTCAGACGAAAAGGCAATTTGCGTTATCATGAAAGAGGATCATATTTATGCCATGTTCCTGAATGAAGAATTTTTCATGACTTTTACAGACCGTCCTATTGCTAAAGGCGATACCACTCAAACACTCCTTGCTATTGGTGTGAACAGCCGTGAAGAGGTTGAAAATATGGTGAATACAGCTATTGAAAACGGAGGATCAAAATACAGTGAAGCGCAGGATCACGGCTGGATGTATCAAAATGCTTTTTCTGACCTGAACGGGCATCAGTGGGAAGTAATGTTTGCTGATATGTCTAAACTTCCGACAGAATAA
- a CDS encoding VOC family protein, with the protein MAKLNPYLNFDGKAEEAFNFYKSVFGGEFLGEIHKMGNAPGTENLSEEEKNRVMHIALPIGNDLLMASDIVPSFGQKLNVGNNNYVSIFPESKEEADRLFKGLSEGGNIEMPIEDQFWGDYFGSFQDKYGVHWMVNYNEEYTK; encoded by the coding sequence ATGGCAAAATTAAATCCATACTTAAATTTCGACGGAAAAGCAGAAGAAGCTTTTAATTTTTACAAATCGGTTTTCGGAGGAGAATTTCTTGGGGAAATTCATAAAATGGGCAATGCTCCCGGAACTGAAAACTTATCGGAAGAGGAAAAAAACAGAGTGATGCACATCGCACTTCCGATCGGGAATGACCTATTGATGGCATCCGACATTGTTCCGAGCTTCGGACAAAAACTGAATGTTGGAAATAACAATTATGTTTCAATTTTCCCGGAATCCAAAGAAGAAGCAGACCGACTTTTCAAAGGTCTTTCGGAAGGTGGAAACATAGAAATGCCGATTGAAGACCAGTTTTGGGGAGATTATTTCGGCAGCTTTCAGGACAAGTACGGAGTTCATTGGATGGTGAACTATAACGAAGAATACACAAAATAA
- a CDS encoding heme-binding domain-containing protein, producing the protein METVKKKRNPIAIVFLVVLGIFGGLQFFNQPLEGKSVTKQIEAPREVISILENSCFNCHSNQQNLSWYDKIAPISWAVNKDVKRARQVLNFSEWNYSAGEHQGKMYAILNMMQSGKMPLHEYTILHSSAKVTQKDIDIIKKYTLSLSGVDTAKKEEKNIHQNINLPENNTSSKFPVSPNGVKYTDDFKNWKVISMSTLFDNSIRVIYGNDIAVKAVETDNFHPWPDGSIVVKSVWKQEELSNGEIRPGEFVNAQFMVKDSKKYTDTEGWGFAKFSGNELHPTGKTASFAKESCIACHRQLGEKTGYLFDVPMKVNTERLIKNLQK; encoded by the coding sequence ATGGAAACAGTAAAAAAGAAAAGAAATCCCATTGCTATTGTATTTTTGGTAGTCTTGGGAATCTTTGGAGGATTGCAGTTTTTCAATCAGCCTTTGGAAGGGAAATCTGTCACCAAACAAATCGAAGCACCGCGTGAAGTCATTTCTATTTTGGAAAACTCATGTTTTAATTGTCATTCTAATCAGCAAAATCTGAGCTGGTACGACAAGATTGCACCGATCTCATGGGCAGTGAACAAAGATGTAAAAAGAGCCAGACAAGTCCTTAATTTTTCAGAATGGAATTATTCTGCGGGGGAACATCAGGGGAAAATGTATGCCATTTTAAATATGATGCAAAGCGGAAAAATGCCTCTTCATGAATACACCATTCTACATTCATCAGCGAAGGTCACTCAAAAAGATATTGATATCATTAAGAAATATACTTTATCATTATCAGGAGTTGATACCGCAAAAAAGGAAGAAAAAAATATTCATCAAAATATTAATTTACCTGAAAATAATACTTCATCAAAATTTCCGGTTTCGCCAAACGGTGTAAAGTATACCGATGATTTCAAAAACTGGAAAGTGATCAGTATGAGTACCCTATTTGACAATTCAATCCGTGTAATCTATGGAAATGACATTGCTGTAAAGGCGGTTGAAACAGATAATTTTCACCCTTGGCCGGATGGAAGCATCGTTGTAAAATCGGTTTGGAAACAAGAGGAATTATCCAATGGAGAAATCAGACCTGGAGAGTTTGTGAATGCCCAATTCATGGTAAAAGATTCGAAAAAATATACCGATACGGAAGGTTGGGGATTTGCAAAATTTTCAGGAAATGAACTCCATCCTACAGGAAAAACAGCATCGTTTGCCAAAGAATCATGCATCGCCTGCCACCGACAGTTAGGAGAAAAGACAGGATATCTGTTTGACGTTCCCATGAAAGTAAATACCGAAAGATTAATTAAAAACCTTCAGAAATAA
- a CDS encoding SDR family oxidoreductase — protein sequence MNTFNNKLAIVTGGNSGIGYATAKELIAEGAKVIITGRRKEAVEKAAGELGAIPFVADQANLDDIDALKKEVENQYGKVDILFINAGITGTLGSIENMNPENFDNVMNINFRGAYFTLSKFIPLLNDGASVVFLSSNVATTYRPNSSIYQASKAGLNSIAKTAAVELAPRKIRVNIVSPGPTKTEIMTKAGLDEKTLEGLDAWLTDQIPLKKMGTAEDVAKAVVYLSNNNVASFMTGTEILIDGGMIL from the coding sequence ATGAATACATTTAATAACAAACTAGCCATCGTAACTGGCGGAAACAGCGGAATTGGCTATGCAACCGCCAAAGAATTAATTGCCGAAGGGGCAAAAGTAATCATCACGGGAAGACGAAAAGAAGCCGTTGAAAAGGCAGCCGGAGAATTGGGAGCAATTCCATTTGTGGCGGATCAGGCGAATCTTGATGATATTGATGCTTTAAAAAAAGAAGTGGAAAACCAGTACGGAAAAGTTGATATACTTTTCATTAATGCCGGAATTACAGGAACATTAGGCTCAATAGAAAATATGAATCCCGAAAATTTTGACAATGTGATGAATATTAATTTCAGAGGTGCTTATTTTACTTTAAGCAAATTCATCCCTTTGCTGAATGACGGTGCATCAGTGGTCTTTTTATCCTCCAATGTGGCGACTACATACAGACCTAACAGCTCAATTTATCAGGCAAGTAAAGCGGGTTTAAATTCAATTGCAAAAACAGCTGCAGTAGAATTAGCCCCAAGAAAAATCAGGGTGAACATTGTAAGTCCGGGACCTACGAAAACTGAAATCATGACAAAAGCCGGTTTGGATGAAAAAACACTGGAAGGACTTGATGCCTGGCTCACTGACCAAATTCCTTTGAAAAAAATGGGAACTGCAGAAGATGTAGCAAAAGCAGTAGTCTATTTATCCAATAATAATGTGGCAAGCTTTATGACAGGAACGGAAATTCTTATCGACGGCGGAATGATTTTATAA
- a CDS encoding LysR family transcriptional regulator translates to MEIRHLKLIKAIVEEGGITKASDKLHLTQSALSHQLKEAEQKLGTDIFTRNNKKLILTEAGEKLYHTANEIINKLHDTQNEINNLIHGDVGSINFCSECYSGYHWLAPLLKKFQDSYPKIDLNIVVEITGNPLKGILERTLDIAIISDPAKNENVEFLELFEDEIVLIVSENHRLASKEYVSPNDFIDENLIIHSLPIDKVTLYDQFLKPENITPKKITPIPLTEASLSMVKAEMGVMTMSEWSAKQYLKNDPSLKTVRIGKKGLKRIQYIAILKALKHPQYFNSFIDYLKAEIHNTQ, encoded by the coding sequence ATGGAAATAAGACACTTAAAACTAATAAAAGCCATCGTAGAAGAAGGCGGTATCACAAAAGCAAGTGATAAACTGCACCTTACTCAATCTGCATTAAGCCATCAATTAAAAGAAGCCGAACAAAAACTGGGAACAGATATTTTTACCAGAAATAATAAGAAGCTCATCCTTACAGAAGCCGGAGAAAAGCTGTACCATACAGCAAATGAGATCATTAATAAACTTCATGATACTCAAAATGAAATTAATAATTTGATTCATGGAGATGTCGGAAGCATCAACTTCTGCAGCGAATGCTATTCCGGATATCACTGGCTGGCTCCTTTACTGAAAAAATTTCAGGATTCTTACCCTAAAATTGATCTGAATATTGTTGTGGAAATCACAGGTAATCCTTTAAAAGGAATTCTGGAGCGTACTTTAGACATTGCGATCATCAGTGATCCCGCAAAAAATGAAAATGTAGAATTTCTGGAACTTTTTGAAGATGAAATTGTTTTGATCGTTTCCGAAAACCATAGATTGGCATCCAAAGAATATGTGTCACCTAATGATTTTATCGATGAAAACCTGATCATCCACTCTTTGCCTATTGACAAGGTGACTTTGTATGATCAATTTTTAAAACCTGAAAATATTACTCCAAAAAAAATAACCCCGATTCCTCTTACCGAAGCTTCTTTATCTATGGTAAAAGCGGAAATGGGTGTCATGACCATGTCAGAATGGTCTGCAAAGCAATATCTGAAGAATGATCCTTCGCTGAAAACAGTAAGAATCGGAAAAAAAGGGTTAAAAAGGATTCAGTATATTGCGATCTTAAAGGCATTAAAACATCCACAATATTTTAACAGCTTTATAGATTATCTGAAAGCGGAAATCCACAATACTCAATAA
- a CDS encoding DUF763 domain-containing protein → MKRSGTADLPLHYGKVPPWLYERMSILGLSIVEVILMDYGKDEVLRRLADPFWFQSFGAVMGMDWHSSGITTSVMGALKRSVNPNSQSLGLYICGGKGKFSRDTPSELIQIADKTGLNGNELVRASKLSAKVDNTAIQDGYQLYLHNFILSDNGNWSVVQQGMHESDGTARRYHWHSGNIKSFVEEPHTGINGISRGQILNLTDSEASENRKGILDISHTDSAEIMSDFARLILPNHHDVQASDVDLRRLGALLYVTREQQPQNFEDLLMLEGVGPRTMQSLALVSEVIHGAPSRFKDPARFSFAHGGKDGHPFPVPTKVYDESIQILKSGIEKSKLGNSDKLKTLNKLHQIVEATEKDFTPNFDIQEVIEEERQNSWRFGGKTVFGDAQKPSNPKPIQLSLF, encoded by the coding sequence ATGAAACGTTCCGGAACAGCAGATTTACCGCTTCACTATGGCAAAGTACCGCCTTGGCTGTATGAGCGTATGTCTATTCTCGGGCTTTCCATTGTGGAAGTAATTTTAATGGATTATGGGAAAGATGAAGTTCTCCGCCGATTGGCAGATCCGTTTTGGTTCCAGAGTTTTGGCGCGGTGATGGGGATGGATTGGCATTCTTCGGGAATTACCACTTCTGTCATGGGTGCTTTAAAACGTTCTGTCAACCCCAATTCTCAGTCTCTCGGCTTGTATATTTGCGGAGGAAAGGGCAAATTTTCCAGAGATACACCTTCAGAACTCATTCAGATTGCTGACAAAACCGGTTTGAATGGAAATGAGCTCGTAAGAGCCAGCAAACTTTCTGCAAAGGTTGATAATACAGCGATTCAGGATGGCTATCAGTTGTATTTGCACAATTTTATTTTGTCAGACAACGGAAATTGGAGCGTCGTACAGCAGGGAATGCACGAATCAGACGGAACGGCAAGACGTTATCACTGGCATTCCGGGAACATAAAATCGTTTGTGGAAGAGCCTCACACAGGAATTAACGGGATTTCAAGGGGGCAGATTCTAAATCTTACCGATTCCGAAGCTTCAGAAAACAGGAAGGGAATTTTAGATATTTCCCATACCGATTCTGCGGAAATTATGAGCGATTTTGCACGATTAATTCTTCCCAATCATCATGATGTTCAGGCTTCTGATGTTGATTTAAGACGTCTCGGAGCACTTTTGTATGTAACCCGAGAACAGCAGCCTCAGAATTTTGAAGATTTACTGATGTTAGAAGGCGTTGGTCCGCGAACGATGCAGTCGCTGGCTCTGGTAAGTGAAGTGATTCACGGTGCGCCTTCAAGATTCAAAGATCCGGCAAGATTTTCCTTTGCTCATGGCGGAAAGGACGGACATCCGTTTCCGGTTCCCACCAAAGTTTACGATGAAAGTATTCAAATCTTAAAATCTGGAATTGAAAAATCAAAACTGGGAAATTCAGATAAATTAAAAACTTTAAACAAGCTTCATCAAATTGTTGAGGCTACCGAAAAAGATTTTACTCCCAATTTCGACATTCAGGAAGTTATCGAAGAAGAAAGACAAAACTCATGGAGATTCGGCGGAAAAACGGTCTTTGGAGATGCTCAGAAACCTTCTAATCCTAAGCCGATTCAGCTTTCTTTGTTTTAA